From Cecembia calidifontis, one genomic window encodes:
- a CDS encoding M1 family metallopeptidase: MKQFKIFSLLILWGISTSVFGQMTVTDHRDEAFTEIGYRQGTAYRTASGKPGPAYWQNGADYQLEATLDEKEHVIKGKVHITYKNNSPENLDFVWLLLEQNRFTPESRGTLTTPVQGNRYSGDIDGGYKISNVKAQVAGKNKPVTSDYFISDTRMQVTFSEPIPANGGRATVSMDFEFKIPEKGMDRMGRQQVEDGVIYSIAQWYPKVAVFDDVTGWNTDPYLGAGEFYLGYGDFDYKITVPFDHIVVGSGELVNPSQVLTREQQRRMKAASESDERVYIISPDEITDYANTRPRQDGMLTWHFKMKNTRDVAFASSKAFIWDAARINLPSGKKAMAQSVYPKESDGQEAWGRSTEYSKASVEHYSEMWYEYPYPVAVNVASNVAGMEYPGLNFCSFKAKGEGLWGVTDHEFGHNWFPMIVGTNERRHAWMDEGFNTFINYYSYLAFNNGEYTNNLIQTRRYTGWLTNKDREPTATHPDRTQPNNLGMVAYYKPALGMIMLREYILGPEIFDKAFRSYIRTWAYKHPQPSDFFNHMENVSGENLDWFWKGWFYSNANIDLAINGVYPYGANYVVSLSNLGEMPMPVLLEITYEDGEKERRKLPVEIWFKGNQWNHLLRVDKKVVAVEIDPDKVITDINSGNDKWPSSLYQ; the protein is encoded by the coding sequence GCTACCGTCAGGGTACTGCTTACAGGACAGCTTCCGGAAAGCCCGGTCCTGCTTACTGGCAAAATGGAGCAGATTACCAGTTGGAGGCTACTTTGGATGAAAAAGAACATGTGATAAAAGGGAAAGTACACATTACCTACAAAAACAACAGTCCGGAGAACCTGGATTTTGTCTGGTTGCTATTAGAACAAAATAGGTTTACGCCAGAGTCCCGTGGTACCCTGACGACGCCTGTGCAGGGAAATAGGTACAGTGGGGATATTGACGGAGGGTATAAAATCAGTAATGTAAAAGCTCAGGTTGCCGGAAAAAACAAGCCGGTAACCTCTGATTATTTTATCAGTGATACCAGGATGCAAGTGACTTTTTCCGAGCCCATTCCGGCCAATGGGGGACGGGCCACTGTTTCCATGGATTTTGAATTTAAAATTCCTGAAAAGGGTATGGACCGTATGGGCCGTCAACAGGTAGAGGATGGTGTGATTTATTCCATTGCCCAGTGGTATCCCAAGGTAGCGGTATTTGATGACGTGACCGGCTGGAATACAGATCCTTATTTAGGTGCAGGGGAGTTTTATCTGGGATATGGTGATTTTGATTACAAGATAACCGTTCCTTTTGACCATATTGTGGTTGGTTCAGGGGAGCTGGTTAACCCTTCCCAGGTGCTGACACGTGAACAGCAGAGGAGGATGAAAGCAGCCTCTGAAAGCGATGAGCGCGTTTATATCATTTCTCCTGATGAAATCACAGACTACGCCAATACACGTCCAAGGCAGGATGGAATGCTTACCTGGCATTTTAAGATGAAAAATACGAGGGATGTAGCATTTGCCTCTTCCAAAGCTTTTATCTGGGATGCAGCACGGATCAATCTTCCAAGTGGAAAAAAAGCCATGGCACAATCTGTCTATCCAAAAGAGAGTGATGGGCAGGAAGCATGGGGCAGGTCTACAGAATACAGCAAAGCATCAGTTGAGCATTATTCCGAAATGTGGTATGAATACCCTTATCCTGTAGCGGTCAATGTGGCATCCAATGTAGCAGGAATGGAATATCCAGGTTTGAATTTCTGCAGTTTCAAGGCCAAAGGAGAGGGACTTTGGGGAGTTACTGACCATGAATTTGGCCACAATTGGTTCCCAATGATCGTGGGTACCAACGAAAGAAGGCATGCATGGATGGATGAAGGCTTCAATACCTTTATCAACTATTATTCTTACTTAGCCTTCAATAACGGCGAATATACCAATAACTTGATCCAGACCAGACGTTATACGGGTTGGTTGACCAACAAGGACAGAGAGCCTACTGCCACCCATCCTGACCGTACACAGCCCAACAACCTGGGAATGGTAGCTTATTATAAGCCGGCATTGGGCATGATTATGCTAAGGGAATATATTTTGGGGCCTGAAATATTTGATAAGGCATTTAGGTCATATATCAGGACTTGGGCATACAAGCATCCGCAGCCAAGTGATTTCTTCAACCATATGGAAAATGTGTCGGGTGAAAACCTCGATTGGTTCTGGAAGGGATGGTTTTACAGCAATGCCAATATTGATCTGGCCATCAATGGTGTCTATCCTTATGGAGCCAACTACGTGGTCAGTCTATCCAATTTAGGCGAGATGCCTATGCCGGTCTTGTTGGAAATCACTTATGAAGACGGTGAAAAGGAAAGAAGAAAGCTGCCCGTAGAGATTTGGTTCAAAGGCAATCAATGGAACCATCTTTTGAGGGTGGATAAAAAAGTAGTAGCCGTGGAAATTGACCCTGA